ATCAGCGAGACCAGCTGGGCGCGCTGTCAGTTGCTGTATCTGTGCAGTCCGGGCAATCCGGCCGGCGCGGTCGTCCCCGAATCGCTGCTGCGGCGGCTGATCGAGCTCGCCGAACAACACAATTTCATCATTGCCTGCGATGAGTGTTATGCCGAGATCTACCCGGACGAAGCGCGACCGCCGGCGGGGCTGCTGGGCGCGGCCGCCCGCATGGGCAATACAGGATTCCGCCGCTGTCTGGTGTTTCATAGTTTATCCAAGCGTTCTAACGCGCCGGGCCTGCGCTCCGGTTTCGTGGCCGGCGACGCGCGCCTGATCGCGCAGTTCGCGCGTTACCGCACCTACCACGGCTGCGCAATGCCGCCACCCATACAGGCGGCCAGCGAAGCGGCCTGGGGCGACGAGGCACACGTTATCGACAACCGCCGTCTTTATCGCGAAAAGTTCGACGCCGTCATCGACATACTCGCGCCGGTGCTGGACGTCGCCAAGCCCGCGGGCGGTTTCTATCTTTGGCCGCGGCTGCCCATCGACGACCAGCGTTTCGCGCAAGCGCTATACGCGCAGCAGAACGTCACGGTGCTGCCGGGTAGTTTTCTTTCGCGCGCACATAATGGCCGCAACCCCGGCAGAAATTACATACGCATCGCACTGGTGCCACCGCTGGAAGCCTGCATCGCGGCCGCACGGCGCATGCGTGAATTTATGGAAACGCTTTAACGGAGACCAGGCATGAGCGATTTGCAATCTATTATTGAAGACGCGTTCGAGCGCCGCGCGGAACTCTCGCCGCGCAATGTCGGCACGCCCATCAGGGAGGCCGTGTTCGAGGCCATCGAACAACTCGACCAGGGGCGTCTGCGTGTGGCGGAGAAGAGAAACGGCCATTGGACGGCCAATGAGTGGCTCAAGAAA
The window above is part of the Gammaproteobacteria bacterium genome. Proteins encoded here:
- the dapC gene encoding succinyldiaminopimelate transaminase, which translates into the protein MNPGLKQLQSYPFEKLAALLKDVGPADGLEPIALSVGEPRHGTPAVIRETLVKHLHGLANYPLIRGERSLREAIVHWLCRRFEVPVNTIDAEANVLPVNGTREALFAIAQCVADRSEGSLVLMPNPFYQIYEGAALLAGAQPHYLNCDQENGFLPDVDSISETSWARCQLLYLCSPGNPAGAVVPESLLRRLIELAEQHNFIIACDECYAEIYPDEARPPAGLLGAAARMGNTGFRRCLVFHSLSKRSNAPGLRSGFVAGDARLIAQFARYRTYHGCAMPPPIQAASEAAWGDEAHVIDNRRLYREKFDAVIDILAPVLDVAKPAGGFYLWPRLPIDDQRFAQALYAQQNVTVLPGSFLSRAHNGRNPGRNYIRIALVPPLEACIAAARRMREFMETL